The sequence GAAAACAACAAGGAAGATCTTCAcataccagaaaaaaaaacctcatcagaagcagcttctcctcctccaccagacGTGCATCCACAGATTAGACGAAGACGGTTATGCCGTCCACTGGCACAGGCATCTAAAACCTCCCCcagatagaaaaaaaactcccaGACATGACCTGAGTGAAGCAGGCAGCCATCGGACGCTCTCCATCGACATGGGCAACCAGGAGGCTAAGCAAAAGAAAGCTGCAGCACCATCGGGTAATGGAAGCTATCCTTCGCTGgatgaaggatggagagagggaggaggggacaTCTcaaaaaagggaggaaagaaactCCATGGTAAGCATGGAGGTAAAGGAGCAAACAgtagtggaggaggaggggggacgCATGGCACAGGAccaggcaagaaaaaaaacaaatctgagtcCAAGCCCTCTGTTTTTTCCATCCGCAAGAGAAAGGGCAACCTGAAAGGGAAAGGAGACACGTGTTCGTCCGTAACAGGCTCCAAAGAGGACGTTTTAGCATCTCAACATGACGAAGTGGACTGCACAAAAACACCTGATTTGTCTGCGGATGAGCTCGGACAGTCGGACACTGAGGCTGCTTTccctgagaagaaaaagaaacaggagcAAGGGAAAAaggatggagatggaggaggaggaggaggaggagagcaaaaGCAGGAGGTGCAGCGGAAAACCTTGACAACAGCAACCTCTCCCACAGAGGATGGAGGACAGAAGGGAGGGAGCTCCGGGTCAGACACAGATATTTACAGCTTCCACTCAGCCGCTGACCACGAGGATCTGCTCGCGGACATCCAGCTCACTATAAGGCTacagcaccaacagcagcagcagggggtgGTTAACTCAATCGTGGAAGCacagggagggggagaaagggaTCTGagctggggaggaggagaggggaggaggaagcagagtaATGGAGTCGTTAAAATAactcctcctgaagtactcgATCTAACCCCAGAATTAGAACTAGGGTCTGATGCCCTGTCATTCCTTGAGACAGGAACTCTGTCTGACTATGTCAAGCACATGGACCAGCCACCAACACTACACCCTCCCTACCACACAGAGGTGCatgagaagagggaggagaagggggaggaggagaaggtggagcATCTGGAGCTAAATGGGaaggaacagagggagagagaaagagaagcctcTCTTTGTGTTGCTACAGGCACAAAAGACCAGCATGCTTGGCTACAGCAGTCCCCTCACACAGCCATCACCATGGCTACTGTAGGGGGGGCGGCAGTCAGCCCAGTCACCATGACAGCCAGTGGTAACAGCTTCCCTGATCCCACATTTGAACGTGCTGGCAAAGCcccaggggaggaggaggaggaggaggacgcaGGAGGTGAATCCCCTCAGGAGAAGAGGGAGCCTGGGGTGGAGGTGGATCTCAGTCTCCCGCCCGCagacagccacagcagaggtCCTGAAGCGACTGAGGGGCTGAGACCAGGGACCCTGTTTGGAGAAGGTGAGGGTCAATTAGGCTCAGATACTAGTGCAGAGTCCCTTGAGGACTGTCTAAGTGCTGGCTCTGAACTCaaccactctgctgctgccagcGCCAGCGTCTCCCCCTCCACCCAGCAGTGCAGGAGGAGCAGCGTCTGCTTCACCCCTCTGCCTCCCCAGGAGAGCCCCACATTGGCCAAAAGACTCCTCAGGTccatccactcctcctcctcctcctcctctagcCCTGTAGTGAAACCCTACCCTCCTATCTACCCCTCCTACATAAAGACCACCACCAGACAGCTCAGCTCCCCTGGATACTCCCCAGCCCTGTCCCCCTCCCACAGCCCCCTGTCCCCGCGCAGAGCCCACCATCACCTCCACAGGTATCTGTGGTGTTGCTGCATGtcaattattttgaaaatctttgattttattttacctcTTACATGACAATCAAATGTGATTGACAACACTTAAGAAATAGAGAAGCTTAGATTCAATTTCAACTTACACAGGTATGATGCGTGTTGTGAATCATAGCTGCAGATTTACTTTCTGATTGATTGTTTGATTGATAGAGGTTTTGCTAATTTTGCTAATTCCACTGGGgcaagaaaaacacatcagacaggttgtaaacaaaccaCCAGGTTAACTCAtctgaacagaaaatgaaagtgaacaTTGGAATTACTGCCCAAACTGCCTGTTGGCATTCTCAGTTTCAGTCTGACCTCCAAATAAAGTTGATTTACATCATCTGGCTAAATGGTTGGTTTATTTACAACCCGACTGATCCTCTGCCTGCCGTGTTTCGTGCCCTGTCacacttgttgttgttgtgatggtACCAAGTTCCCAGCTAACTTAGGCAATTACTTGGATGAGTACAGTGATCACAAACCTTCTATTTTGCCAGCTCACAAATCACAAATGGTGGACTAACACACTGGCATACTTTAACAGCTGGCTAATTAACTCTGTGAGTTGCTTAAAATCTTAATTTCAAAGCGACTTCCTATTGCCTCCTGCTGACTTGTATAAAAACCTAAACCAAGCAGAGACCTATTAAGTTCACATTTGAGGGCTACATACATTATATTGTGTTAACTCAGCAATGTACAGTATTGGGGGAAGAAATGAATTAAAGGGTGTTTCTAACAGGTCCCAGGATAAAAGTCAGAATCAGAGTTGCCACCTGCTTGAACCACCTGGTTCACAGTAACGCAGTTTAATGACAAATTGATTATAGACCCAGTTTTTAAAAGACAGGTGATCCTCCAGCCTCCGGCTCGTCACACTGGCAAACATCCGACCTGATGCGTTCATCAATGGCAGCAGTAACACACTGCTCAATATTTATCATGTGCATTAGTGATTTAGACTGCGTTTTTACTTGTGCAGACATGCAAGCGACCTACTTGCGTAGATGAGAGACCTGTGCCTGCCATGGGGAGAATACAAAGTGACCGAAAACTCAGGCAACTGTTGTGTTGGTGGTGTTTGAGGCAGGAGTTCAGGGAGCCTACACATCCAGGAGTTTAACACTGGGGCAGTACAAATATCCATATTTCAAAAAACGTTTGTGCCTCCTGTTACCCCACAAAATAATGCAGCTTGCTAATGATTTTATGTTCTGCGTTTGGGAGTTATACCTCATATGCAGCCAGTTAGCCAGCTATGTGTTGAATCTACTCCATCCACTTTATGTGCCAGAgcttctgttttgttaaaaaaaaaaaaaaaaagacacagccATCCAAACTCTTTAGACACTTAATATCACTTCATGCACCAGAAATGTAAAGCTTGACAGGCCTGTAGCCTGTAGTGTTGCTAAGCTGTGACTGGGTAATCACTGATAAGGGAGGCATTAAGTGACCCATCAATTATCCATTAACAAGTTTTAGAAcacctccatttttccagtgtttttttttgtttttttgtttttttgtttttatgagtATATTACTCATTCCAAAGCATGCAATAGTGTTTTAGATTTCAACCACCCTCCTTTGTATCCTAGTATCAACTTGCACAGACAAAAAGTATCCTTGAGATATTCAGTCCATCATGGTGAAAATCACTTTTGTTGTTGGCAAAGTTATATTGCTATATGGTAATGCGGTGCAGTCCCTACTGCCGTTGCATTAATAAGCATTAATAACACTGGCAGCAATTAAAGTATAACGTTCTCATGGTTTCTGCCTGAGAAGTGAAGCGGGTTTTAGGtcttttaaaattgattttcatACCAAATATGGACAAAGCCAGGAAAACACTTAGCTGCTTTGAAAGGGAGCCTGTCATTTTACACCACAAGATTAGTTTAATTGTGTGATCCACTTGATCCACTGTCAAAGTAAAGCtaatgtgaaatgtaaatgtttgacAGGACGACGGCCGAAGGTCATCAGGTCCGTAGGCAGCGCTCTCGAAGCCTTGCCGGGCCTCTGAGTCGCTCGGCTGACTGGACGGAGGAGCTCGAGAGAaggctgaggagcagagaggaggacgCTTGTGGTTCGGGAGAATATCTGGTGGGCTACAGAGGAGGGGGCAGCCAGCCTATATGCGCTACCAGAAGATCCTCCTGTGGACAGGTTTCTACCTGTGGCTTTCAGGATGTCTTTACAGGTGAGTACAGAGTGTGTATGGTTTCTTGGGGACGAGAAAGCAAGAAACTAAATGTGACACGTCTGCTTTTAAACCTGAGCGTGGCATTTCTGTAATCATCATGGCATTTCTGTGGTCATCCAAAGCACTAAGCAACCTCAACCACATCCACAATATCACTCACTGAATCATGAGCTCTTAGTGTGTCGGAGCTCTTACTGGACTGAAAACACCAACAGTAAACCTGTGACTGTCTGCTTAAAAGCCACAGGAAGGATCATGATGAAATACCTGCAGATAGCAGGTTGTTGCTGAGCTGTCACCCTTATAACACTGTTTGTTGTATCCCGCAAGAGTATATAACAAATTTGGTGTTGATAGAGTCGGAATCAAAGAAGTCTGTGTCATATTATTGTTGTTCACATTAGCATTAGTTTTTTCTTGTAGATGACAGTGGGGTGTATATTTGTGCCAAGTAATACAGAtgttcagcttttttcttttttgtctgttaATAACAGCACCACCGTCTGGATGATTGGGCTCATATCAGCACATCATTTCCAGTTTCTGGGCCAAGTTTCATGTTTCTAGCTCATTACAGGGATCGGGGGGTTAGAATTAAGCTAGGAGTTAAGGGCTGGATTTGTTTCTTGTTACTGCTTTGTTTCCTGTTATGATCTGCCCCTTGGTGACTTAACTCTTAAACTCTGTTTTGgactattgttgttgttttttttttgttgaactcCTTGTGGACTGTTTGGACTTCTGATTGAACTCTTGATGGATTTTTTTGGGGACTCTTTTGTTGTTCAGTATTTTGTTTGCCCTaccctaatgtgaatcacccAGGGTTTCTGAGGTTACCCCAGTGTAAATAAGCGTTGTTGctcctgtgtctctttgtcagtttgttgtCTTGCCCAAGTCTATATCTGTTGTCATTGCTGTGCTTGCCCCTGTGTTCTTGTGTTCCTGTCTGCGCCTTTGCTCCTGCCTGTGTTTTGCCTCGTGTTGATCCTCGTGTTCTCCATTTGGACTTACCTCTGAGCCTAGTTTTCAGTTGCccaagttcttttttttttttggtttcctgGCCACAGACTCTATGCAAGTGATCCTGAGTTAAATAAAGGGACATTGTTAATCATCAGTTTGTTCTAGCAGTTTCTGTGAGAATGAGTGTGAACTTGCcttttctgagttttttttttttctttttgccccTTTCAACCGGCTGGGCTCTTTCCATTAATCAGGAGAGACCTCTCTCCTGTGGAGACCAACACATCTTAAAAACATGTCATCCAGGGATTTAAACCTGTACTTGCCACATTTGTAGTGGTGGCTACACATGAAGAGTGTCCTAAGAAGGCTGCCATACTACACctgtaaacaggaagtgtttgAGAAAAGATGGAGCTCAGACTACTGCAGTGTGTTGACCTAGCATTGATTACACAGATGGAAGGCCACATCATGGAAGAAAAGAAGTGCAGCAAACTTTGGCCTTAATTAGGTTTCCCTTTACTCTTTTAATATGACAAATTTAAGTTGTCACACTGTCGTGCtggtaaaacacaaaacactgctcTTTTCCTCTTAGACAACAGTACTAACCAAAACTGGAAAAGCCGTTACATAGCTCATCATCTTCATGTGTAAACCATAATCATGAGCTCCTGGATCATATGTCATACTCTTGAATCCATCATGGCTGTTGTCATGCTGCTATCTCTGGGTTTTGTCATCCATGCACAGTATGAGTCTGGTTTCACTGTGTAAGGTCTTTGCTAAAGGGTCTGCCACAGTTAAAATGTCCCTGTTTTTAATTCATTGAATCTCCTCAGGACCAGCTGTGTCTGACATGCATCAACAAACAGCTGTCAGGGAAAACTTTTCTTATTAGTTCAAATGACTTTTCACACAGTGCAGAGGACTAtcagtcaatttttttttttttttttttattggaaaattcattttttaggAGGTGGTGTGTAATGGTGGCACATGATGCCCCATGGGCAGGCTTTGCACCCCAGTACTCTCCACTTTGAAAAGCCCAGGCCTGTGTCTGGTGGTAGTATCCAAGGGGCTTACAACTTCAGGAAAGAGCTGAACAACATATATGCCCCTAATACCTTTGCATAGCGTAAGAAAACAGCAGACTTGGATTCTTTGCACACAAACCTCAAAACCTTCCAGTGGAATTACCTTTGTCTGTGGGGATTTAATGAAGATAGAAGAGAAAAATAGATCCAGAGCATCTGGTTTCTTAGCAAATGACTTTACTAAATGGAATAGATTTTACTATTGATTGAGTAGTTGTGGATCCCAGCTTCTCAGATATATACGAGCTATATGAGCCTTGCTTCTGACTTTCACCACTTGCTTGTCCAGGTCGAACGCTGCTGGAGAAGctgttcctgcagcagcagcaggaggagccaGAGGAGGCGGAGAGGCTGTGCTCCAGGATCTTGGCCATGGGCCTTCTGCTGCCGTTCACTGACTGcttcagagagcagctgggCGGCAGCACTGCCCACATCACCTCCTCCACACCATCAGCCAAGTTTGATGTAAGTAGCTGCAGCTCATACACTCTTgtacagatgtgtttgttggcatttgtgtttgcacttcatttttaaacattgcTCCATAAAATAATGTGAATAATAATAGAATTGCATACTGTTGCCTTTAGtagtttatttattatattataaaccCATGATATTCATCAGCTGACTCTAATTAAAACTGTCTCCCTAGCATGACCAGTTGTATACGTGGGCAGCAGTTAACCAACCACCACACTCCCTGGATCCTCTTGATGGGAAGTTACCTGGGCAGATCAAGAGCCCCTGTCCCCCAGCCAGGCCTGGTTCAGAGAATAGGACTGGACTCAAATCCACCGAGGCTGGTAATGCTAACACTTACTGTACACACTGTATATAGCATGGCAGGTTAGCATTCTGCTTTTGAAGACTTTAGAAACCAAAAGTAGATCTGCATTCTGGGAGCACAGATAGGACACTGTGTGGTTCTTAAGATATATGCTGGTGCCCAGCCACTGAGGGCTTTGTAGGTGAGGAACAGGATTTTAAACTCTGTCCTGGATTTTAACAGGGAGCCAGTGCAGAGAAGCTGATACAGGAGAAATATGATCTCTTTTCCTGGACCCTGTCAGAACtcatgctgcagcattttgaaccAACTGGAGTTTTGATTGAGTGATTTTGTGAGTTTTGTCAGTGTAATAGCAGACAGTTATTGGTCTACCAGGTCTTTATGTCCTTCAGGCATGTTTGTAGTTTAGCTAATTGATTTCATCAGACTTCACTAACAGGAATAATTCATAacattgtctgtttgtttgttttttctccctttttttttctcccctatCTTCTTCTGAATGGGATTTCTCCGTCTTCATTCTTTGGCGTTTGTAGAGGACAATCAAGGTCAGTCATCATTTCTGCTGTGGGCTGTTATTTTGTGCTGACTGAAAGTCTGAAAATGTGCAAACACTAGCAGGCTGCCACTGTTGTTAGGCCTCAGTCAAAGATTTGTCCACCCATGTGGTAATATCAGAACTTAAAATCAAAGTAAACgaaatgatttcatttcacCATGCAGTTCAATGAATTTAACCCAACTGGGAAATATTGGTAGTGAGCAGTTGCTTTCATGTGTTCGTAATCACCTACAGGAGTGTTATGAGCCTTATGCCAAGTGTTTCTGTTGTACTGTATTCCACTGACCTGCTGATGTGTCCGTTTTGTCCAGAGCACCATGCAGCCTTCCTGGGTGTGAGGCAGCAACAGAAGGAAAGCCAAGAGTGTCTGGTCTGTCTTAACTTTCTTATGATACACACTGTAAGGCAAGAATGTAAGACTTGATTAGAAATGGCTTTAGAGCTCATGGGTTTTTGTTTGAGTGAGCAATTGCActgcatgtattttattttaaaaatacatgaaagCGCTTTCACTGAAGTCTGTGCCGTCCACTGTCTGAGAAGATTAGAGTTTTTCTCCACTGATGTTCCATTACACACGAAGAAGTTCTGCTATGtagctttatttaaaaataactatATGGTTTTAAGCTGCGTCACAACAAGTTAACACAATTTATTATTGTCTCAGAGTGTAATGTTTCTTGATTTTGGTAAGATGTCTATCCTGGGGATGTGAAGTTTAGCCTGTAAACGTCTGGGGCTTATGGGAAATCATGAGCACCACAGATTTGTTTAAGAGCActaaacaataaatataaaataaacagcaagGTATTAAAACCCATCCATATTTGAAACGTGTGAAGTGAGCCACATGACCTGCTATTGTGAAAGGTTCCGTTTGGAGGCAGGATTTTTAGTGCTTAGAATAGTTCCAGGTATCTTTTGGATTTGAATTTTCTTACTTCTGGAACAGACCGGGGAAATTATGATTTCACTCTATAGTTTTGTCTCtgtgggggggggcagggtACGTAACATGTCTGTGATGCACAGGTCAGGGCTGTGTAccagtgacagaaaaaatgacactgCGTTTGAAATCCATTGGTCCCATGGGGGGGTCAGTATTTAGGATTCCATCTGTCACTGAGAGTAAACTTTACAGTTCTTCTTTTCCTGATTTTAATaagcatttctttttaaagtgagAGATTATTTTTTATCCACCTTGTGGTTCTGTCTTATTTGCAGGAGGAGCGTGTCCTTGCTTCGGCAaaactcaaggaaaaacatgttaacGTCATACAACAGCTGGAACAAACCATTGAGGACCTCAGGACTAAGATCGCTGAGCTGGAGCGACAGCCCTCTCCTCTGGACAGGGACGGTGTGAaacccaccacctccaccacagataaggagtgtggaggagaggagggcctGCTGAGGGTGTGTGACGCTCACCTGCAGACGGAGGCAGCTCCCTCTCTGGGCTGCCTGGAGGCCAAGTCGGTGCAGACATCGCCCATGGACGACAGCTTTAAGTTCAAAGTGCCTTGTAGTGACTCGGGTGGAGAGGACAGCCTCCTGCAGCGTCCACCCAAGCAAGATGGCTTCCTGTGTTcgtgtcagcagcagcagctgcctccTTCGTCTTTGCCTCCCCTTCCAGGAGTCGCAGTACCTCCCCATCCAGGGCAGACTGTACTACCTCCTCCaccgccacctcctcctccacccttaCCAGCAGGCTCAATGccagctcctccaccaccacctccgctACCACCTGGTTCACTagttcctccacctcctcctcctccccttccttgTGGCCTTgtgccacccccacctcctcctcctccccttcctggTGGCAgtgcccctcctcctcctcctcctcctcctccattgcCAGGACTTGGAggcccaccaccacctcctcctccaccacctccacctccaggctgtgggcctcctcctcctcctccattacCAGGACTTGGAggccctccaccacctcctccacctcctccaggctgtggacctcctcctc comes from Toxotes jaculatrix isolate fToxJac2 chromosome 21, fToxJac2.pri, whole genome shotgun sequence and encodes:
- the fmn2b gene encoding formin-2; protein product: MGNQEAKQKKAAAPSGNGSYPSLDEGWREGGGDISKKGGKKLHGKHGGKGANSSGGGGGTHGTGPGKKKNKSESKPSVFSIRKRKGNLKGKGDTCSSVTGSKEDVLASQHDEVDCTKTPDLSADELGQSDTEAAFPEKKKKQEQGKKDGDGGGGGGGEQKQEVQRKTLTTATSPTEDGGQKGGSSGSDTDIYSFHSAADHEDLLADIQLTIRLQHQQQQQGVVNSIVEAQGGGERDLSWGGGEGRRKQSNGVVKITPPEVLDLTPELELGSDALSFLETGTLSDYVKHMDQPPTLHPPYHTEVHEKREEKGEEEKVEHLELNGKEQREREREASLCVATGTKDQHAWLQQSPHTAITMATVGGAAVSPVTMTASGNSFPDPTFERAGKAPGEEEEEEDAGGESPQEKREPGVEVDLSLPPADSHSRGPEATEGLRPGTLFGEGEGQLGSDTSAESLEDCLSAGSELNHSAAASASVSPSTQQCRRSSVCFTPLPPQESPTLAKRLLRSIHSSSSSSSSPVVKPYPPIYPSYIKTTTRQLSSPGYSPALSPSHSPLSPRRAHHHLHRTTAEGHQVRRQRSRSLAGPLSRSADWTEELERRLRSREEDACGSGEYLVGYRGGGSQPICATRRSSCGQVSTCGFQDVFTGRTLLEKLFLQQQQEEPEEAERLCSRILAMGLLLPFTDCFREQLGGSTAHITSSTPSAKFDHDQLYTWAAVNQPPHSLDPLDGKLPGQIKSPCPPARPGSENRTGLKSTEAEDNQEHHAAFLGVRQQQKESQESASQQEERVLASAKLKEKHVNVIQQLEQTIEDLRTKIAELERQPSPLDRDGVKPTTSTTDKECGGEEGLLRVCDAHLQTEAAPSLGCLEAKSVQTSPMDDSFKFKVPCSDSGGEDSLLQRPPKQDGFLCSCQQQQLPPSSLPPLPGVAVPPHPGQTVLPPPPPPPPPPLPAGSMPAPPPPPPLPPGSLVPPPPPPPLPCGLVPPPPPPPPLPGGSAPPPPPPPPPLPGLGGPPPPPPPPPPPPGCGPPPPPPLPGLGGPPPPPPPPPGCGPPPPPPPPGAFSVPLGPPGALGSLPPPLPLGLYALSQVQEKPPRKAVVEPPRPMKPLYWTRIQLHAKKEVSSLLVWDTIEEPDVDFEEFVELFSKTAVKVKKQPLSDTITKSKAKQVVKLLNNKRSQAVGILMSSLHLDMKDIQHAILNLDNTVVDLETLQALYENRAQQEELDKIEKHVKSSKDKENAKPLDKPEQFLYQLSLIPNFSGRVFCILFQSSFSECMSSIMKKLDTLQRVCKALQDSETVKRILGLVLAFGNFMNGGNRTRGQADGFTLDILPKLKDVKSSDSMRSLLSYIVAYYLRHYDEDAGRETCVYPLPEPHDLFQASQMKFEDFQKDLTRLRKDLRSCTSEVEKVCKVSDEENLQPFKDKMEDFLTLAKSELEILDTQLSSTHKLFLELTVFFSVKPKAGEKEVSPNTLFSVWHEFSSDFKDQWKKENKSILKERLKAAEECFRQAKEKASYSVKPKHASGIKAKLGMKI